In one Thermosipho ferrireducens genomic region, the following are encoded:
- the rpmA gene encoding 50S ribosomal protein L27 produces the protein MRINIQLFAKSSSARNGRDSNPKFLGVKRHDGQKVLAGNIIVRQRGTKFWPGKNVGMGRDFTLFALKNGVVRFEVRNNKKFVNVYEE, from the coding sequence ATGAGAATTAATATACAGTTGTTTGCTAAAAGCAGTAGTGCAAGAAATGGAAGAGATAGTAATCCCAAATTTCTTGGTGTAAAACGACATGATGGCCAAAAAGTATTGGCGGGTAACATAATAGTCAGACAGAGAGGAACAAAATTTTGGCCTGGAAAAAATGTTGGAATGGGAAGGGATTTCACACTTTTTGCTTTAAAGAATGGCGTTGTGAGATTTGAGGTTAGAAACAATAAGAAATTTGTGAATGTTTATGAAGAATAA
- a CDS encoding ECF transporter S component — MSNAKRVAIVGVFSALAFVIMFVEFPIFPAVNFLKYDPSDILALLISFIYSPIMGILVLAIKDILFYIFKSGDIVGIAMNFVAGFLFVYPTALIYSRKGRMREILGYVVGITAATGGMALLNILVVPLYWKVPLSTVFALLPWIIGFNAIKFTIDSVVNYIIHGRVAKILEPNKERL; from the coding sequence ATGTCTAATGCCAAAAGAGTTGCAATTGTTGGTGTGTTTTCCGCTTTAGCATTTGTAATAATGTTTGTGGAGTTTCCCATTTTCCCAGCGGTAAATTTTTTAAAGTATGATCCAAGTGATATATTAGCTTTGCTTATATCTTTTATATATTCTCCGATTATGGGGATTCTGGTTTTAGCTATAAAAGATATTCTGTTTTATATTTTTAAGTCTGGCGATATAGTAGGAATTGCAATGAATTTTGTGGCTGGTTTTCTTTTTGTATACCCAACAGCGCTTATATATTCCAGAAAAGGAAGAATGAGGGAAATATTGGGTTATGTAGTTGGTATCACAGCAGCAACAGGCGGGATGGCGCTTTTAAATATTTTAGTTGTGCCGTTGTACTGGAAAGTACCTTTAAGTACAGTTTTTGCGCTTTTACCATGGATTATTGGGTTTAATGCTATTAAGTTCACCATAGATTCGGTTGTAAATTATATTATTCATGGAAGAGTTGCAAAAATATTGGAACCAAATAAGGAGAGATTATAA
- the rplM gene encoding 50S ribosomal protein L13 gives MARQLPIQKTTLLKKENVQRKWYVIDVANQSLGRIATRIALVLMGKNDPNWTPHIDCGNFVIVVNADKVKLTGKKIDQKKYYRHSGYPGGIKEFTARQILQKHPERLIELAVKRMLPKTVLGRRALRRLKVYAGSEHPHSAQKPEVLNF, from the coding sequence ATGGCAAGGCAATTGCCTATACAAAAGACAACTTTATTAAAAAAGGAAAACGTGCAAAGGAAATGGTATGTGATAGATGTTGCAAATCAATCTCTGGGAAGAATTGCAACAAGAATAGCATTGGTTCTAATGGGAAAGAATGATCCAAATTGGACACCACACATAGATTGTGGGAATTTTGTGATAGTTGTAAATGCAGATAAAGTTAAATTGACAGGAAAAAAGATAGATCAGAAAAAGTATTACAGGCATTCTGGATATCCTGGTGGAATCAAAGAATTTACAGCAAGACAAATTTTACAGAAACATCCAGAAAGACTTATAGAACTTGCCGTTAAAAGAATGCTTCCAAAAACTGTTCTCGGGAGAAGAGCCTTGAGAAGATTGAAAGTTTACGCAGGAAGTGAGCATCCGCATAGTGCACAAAAACCGGAAGTCTTGAATTTTTAA
- the rpsI gene encoding 30S ribosomal protein S9: MANYYYGTGRRKTSVARVYLKEGNGKVIVNDKEYEDLNGYLNNSVWTLHAMEPLKVVGLEGKFDMVIRVSGGGKSGQSGAIRLGIARALLQYDAELKVKLKEKGLLTRDPRMVERKKYGLRKARRAPQFSKR; encoded by the coding sequence ATGGCAAATTATTACTACGGAACCGGGAGAAGAAAAACATCCGTGGCAAGGGTTTATTTAAAAGAAGGTAATGGAAAAGTAATAGTTAACGATAAAGAATATGAGGATTTAAATGGATACCTGAATAATTCTGTATGGACTTTACATGCAATGGAACCTTTGAAAGTTGTTGGTCTGGAAGGAAAGTTTGATATGGTTATCAGAGTTTCCGGCGGTGGAAAATCCGGACAATCCGGAGCAATTCGCCTGGGAATAGCAAGAGCTCTTCTTCAGTATGATGCAGAACTTAAAGTTAAGTTAAAAGAAAAAGGATTGCTCACAAGAGACCCAAGAATGGTAGAAAGGAAAAAATACGGTCTTAGAAAAGCCAGAAGAGCTCCACAATTTTCGAAACGTTAA
- the dnaG gene encoding DNA primase yields MISRELIEKIKSRVDIVDVVSRYVSLQKVGNNYRALCPFHTETTPSFYVNPSFKSYHCFGCGASGDVINFLKEIEGISFIDALKRLAQEAGIDITPGEKNTFRELYLRFYKELHEMYMKSLNDAAISYLLNRGLSLEDIKKYEFGYSPINAEFPGKVAKKLKIKALKQLGFVGFKDPFAGRVIIPIKDEQGNVIAFGGRILGDGQPKYLNSFETQFFKKSATFFMFDRAKEYIKSSDFAIICEGYFDAIAFHRAELTNSIATLGTAFTKYHAYKLKKLTTNVVLSFDMDDAGIKAALNSIKVMLSMGFNIVVMQYEKQKDPDEILQKFGKEYLVELVKKAIPVEQFIPVVLSKKYDLSNTSAVNLYLKEVELWSNIFSKFPKRYEKFKEIVGQLAGIKNLNFKVKKRSFVQKAKTFPTLEDILIFLYFNLPFAVKKLNVDVNILDEKAKEFFNCVKSFEEENFSISNLSKDLAEYVKEALERTRNLQADDALLKSVEKKLTIRKVEMRIKEIDEFLKTASPTEKKVLLKARMDLVRNLKNMGR; encoded by the coding sequence ATGATATCCAGGGAGCTCATTGAAAAGATAAAGTCTCGAGTCGATATTGTGGATGTAGTTTCGCGATATGTTAGCCTCCAAAAAGTGGGGAATAATTATAGAGCTTTATGTCCATTTCACACAGAAACAACTCCTTCGTTTTATGTAAATCCCTCTTTTAAATCATACCATTGTTTTGGTTGTGGTGCGTCTGGTGATGTCATAAATTTTTTGAAAGAGATAGAAGGGATTTCTTTTATTGATGCTTTAAAGAGATTAGCTCAAGAGGCTGGTATAGATATAACACCTGGAGAAAAAAACACTTTCAGAGAACTTTATTTAAGATTTTATAAAGAACTTCACGAAATGTATATGAAAAGTTTAAACGATGCTGCTATAAGTTATTTGTTAAATAGAGGTTTGAGTTTAGAGGATATAAAAAAATATGAATTTGGTTACTCGCCTATAAACGCTGAATTTCCAGGTAAAGTTGCGAAAAAATTAAAAATAAAAGCGCTGAAGCAGTTGGGATTTGTAGGATTTAAAGACCCATTTGCAGGTAGAGTAATAATACCTATAAAAGACGAACAGGGGAATGTAATAGCTTTCGGTGGAAGAATATTGGGAGACGGTCAACCAAAATATTTAAATTCTTTTGAAACTCAATTTTTTAAGAAATCTGCCACTTTTTTTATGTTTGATAGGGCAAAAGAATATATAAAAAGTTCAGATTTTGCGATAATATGTGAAGGTTACTTTGATGCAATAGCGTTTCATAGGGCAGAACTTACAAATTCGATTGCAACACTGGGGACTGCTTTTACAAAATATCATGCTTATAAGCTGAAAAAGTTAACCACAAATGTTGTATTATCTTTTGATATGGACGATGCAGGTATTAAGGCAGCACTTAATAGTATAAAAGTAATGTTGTCAATGGGGTTTAATATTGTTGTTATGCAGTATGAGAAACAAAAAGATCCAGATGAGATTCTCCAGAAATTTGGAAAAGAGTACCTTGTGGAACTTGTAAAAAAGGCAATTCCTGTAGAACAATTTATTCCCGTTGTCTTATCAAAAAAGTATGATCTTTCAAATACAAGCGCTGTGAATTTATATCTTAAAGAAGTGGAATTGTGGAGTAATATTTTTTCTAAATTTCCCAAAAGGTATGAAAAGTTTAAAGAAATTGTTGGTCAGCTTGCAGGTATAAAAAATCTAAATTTTAAAGTCAAAAAAAGAAGTTTTGTTCAAAAAGCGAAAACATTCCCAACTCTTGAAGATATATTGATTTTTTTGTATTTTAATTTGCCGTTTGCAGTAAAAAAGTTGAACGTAGATGTAAATATTCTTGATGAAAAAGCAAAGGAATTTTTCAATTGTGTAAAATCTTTTGAAGAGGAGAACTTTTCAATATCAAATTTGTCTAAAGATTTGGCAGAATATGTTAAGGAAGCATTGGAAAGGACGAGAAATTTACAGGCCGATGATGCACTTTTAAAATCAGTGGAAAAAAAGCTTACAATAAGAAAAGTAGAAATGAGAATAAAAGAAATTGATGAATTTCTCAAAACAGCATCTCCTACAGAAAAAAAGGTGCTTTTAAAAGCACGAATGGATTTGGTACGTAATTTAAAAAACATGGGGAGGTGA
- the rpoD gene encoding RNA polymerase sigma factor RpoD produces the protein MGRKADSVDTKISKLVRIGKEKGFVTYDDIDKMFPPEKAEDFDGNLLEKVYEELEKNGITITDSSAIDTEIDVKDFLEESPKFYDNMAPKDLIKMYLRDIGKIPLLNQSMERELARRAQNGDERAKQKLVESNLRLVVSIAKRYVGKGLSFLDLIQEGNVGLLKAVEKFDWKKGYKFSTYATWWIRQAITRAIADQARTIRVPVHMVETINKMQKIMREYYQEHGEEIPIEELAKALDKPVEKVEEIMQAARETTSLEAPVGEDEDSTVGDFVRDESIASPKKEAMRMLIREEVEKVLETLNDREKLVLKMRYGLTDGKAKTLEEVGQYFNVTRERIRQIEVKALRKLRHPSRSRYLKVLFKMLDED, from the coding sequence ATGGGAAGAAAAGCAGATAGTGTGGATACAAAGATTTCCAAGCTTGTGCGAATAGGAAAAGAAAAGGGATTTGTAACTTACGATGATATAGACAAGATGTTTCCCCCGGAAAAGGCCGAAGATTTTGATGGAAATTTGTTAGAAAAAGTTTATGAAGAGTTGGAAAAAAATGGAATCACAATAACTGATTCATCAGCAATAGATACCGAAATAGATGTTAAAGATTTTCTGGAAGAATCCCCAAAATTTTACGATAACATGGCCCCAAAAGATCTTATAAAAATGTATCTGAGAGATATAGGAAAGATACCATTACTTAATCAATCTATGGAGAGAGAGCTTGCAAGAAGGGCCCAGAATGGAGACGAACGAGCAAAGCAAAAGTTAGTTGAGTCAAATTTAAGATTGGTTGTTAGTATAGCAAAAAGATACGTGGGCAAAGGCTTGTCTTTCCTGGATTTAATTCAGGAAGGTAATGTTGGATTATTGAAGGCTGTAGAAAAATTCGATTGGAAAAAGGGGTATAAATTTTCTACGTATGCAACCTGGTGGATACGTCAGGCTATTACTCGGGCAATAGCTGATCAGGCGAGAACTATACGAGTCCCTGTTCATATGGTTGAAACCATAAATAAGATGCAGAAAATAATGAGAGAGTACTATCAAGAGCATGGAGAAGAAATTCCAATAGAAGAGCTTGCAAAGGCACTTGATAAACCTGTCGAAAAGGTTGAAGAGATCATGCAGGCTGCAAGAGAGACTACATCTCTTGAAGCTCCTGTAGGAGAAGATGAAGATTCCACAGTGGGAGATTTTGTTCGAGATGAATCTATTGCTTCACCCAAAAAAGAAGCTATGAGAATGTTAATAAGGGAAGAAGTTGAAAAAGTTCTCGAGACGCTTAACGATAGAGAGAAACTTGTATTGAAAATGCGGTATGGTCTTACTGATGGAAAAGCAAAGACGCTTGAAGAAGTTGGGCAATATTTTAACGTAACACGTGAAAGAATAAGACAAATAGAGGTTAAAGCGTTAAGAAAATTAAGGCATCCCTCCAGAAGTAGGTATCTTAAAGTATTATTTAAAATGCTTGATGAAGACTAA
- a CDS encoding ABC transporter permease, protein MIFKIAARNFLRNWKISVLVILGTMIATMLIVGALSLNDSVNSWFEKKIENNFGKIDLILKDKSDSFFFPKPLDVKFVSEYLEKMKKEKIVKDYTYAALVSARVKVNKQFFDIFAIGYDDDFIRFTQKNYNGVVISRDFVKTLSLTQNSTVTLITMSGKHIIKIDYVGLQEFNFRGETAMTNGSVFMPWSLIKKYRLYTFNAPNIFFISLSLPVEKHRDIAEKISKDLGVRVVATKYELRYSPLNKVIGYLFLGFSGFALLSSFLFISNFFGVLAEDRRRTFGILRAIGFSKFQIASVLFVEGTMYLIASAGVGAFAGIYFGKYLLTLVNRIPAVLASETALTEKISHVITLKTIFVGGIFSIILPVLILLMRSKSFSKLSPVVLLSDAEILPRKFLKYLFLLLPLITLSVDPYYALIVSIMIIPIFLKNNLLQLLSGSLVLVLSYFILGTGGRWGYLSRAGFFLIGSVYIVFGLVPYLKKYLKRYIKVSTILALSYIEKQKWRNFVVFLVYSVITLVILLTAVLPTSIFTYINNKLQTGILGYNFLIVENPLKIFFSGDYYTKNSEFTSLFEDIVNIQLVNGKVGSKEGVFILSNEEILKSLKLGNKNIEAKLYDVVGSSRVFSKKGMVDVILKGVLPGISGKVKETFNVIDTYDPRELVVPFDGIILYDKKISGSLRGYAGIVRNFEAAKKAKNIVYERFDGPIFVTEELDKIFSSIRHFVNIAIQLFYFGFVSGFSGLTIVSIKNVYSRKRIVGSLKAIGVMKKEIFGFFLLEALIIVTMAILTALIAATFITIDLTSVITSELPDFSIVIPWGQLSLIIIGVYAITIIFTLYPANLAQKINPSDAIRVYD, encoded by the coding sequence ATGATATTTAAAATTGCAGCTCGTAATTTTTTGAGGAACTGGAAGATATCTGTTCTTGTTATTTTGGGTACTATGATAGCAACGATGCTTATTGTTGGAGCACTTTCACTAAACGATTCAGTTAACAGTTGGTTTGAGAAAAAGATTGAAAATAATTTTGGAAAAATTGATTTAATACTTAAAGACAAGAGCGATTCTTTTTTCTTTCCAAAACCACTGGATGTTAAATTCGTTTCTGAATATTTAGAAAAAATGAAAAAGGAGAAAATAGTTAAAGATTATACATATGCGGCATTAGTTTCAGCACGGGTAAAAGTTAACAAACAATTTTTTGATATATTCGCCATTGGTTATGATGACGATTTTATCAGGTTTACTCAAAAAAATTACAATGGTGTAGTTATTTCCAGGGATTTTGTTAAAACTCTATCACTTACACAGAATAGCACGGTAACTCTTATTACAATGTCTGGAAAACATATTATAAAGATTGACTATGTCGGTCTCCAGGAGTTTAATTTTCGCGGAGAAACTGCTATGACAAATGGATCTGTTTTCATGCCCTGGAGTCTTATAAAAAAATATAGACTTTATACATTTAATGCTCCAAATATATTTTTCATAAGTCTTTCTTTGCCTGTTGAGAAACACAGGGATATTGCCGAAAAAATATCCAAAGATTTGGGAGTACGTGTTGTTGCCACCAAGTATGAGCTGAGATATTCCCCTTTGAACAAGGTTATTGGTTATTTGTTTTTAGGGTTTAGTGGCTTTGCGCTTTTAAGTAGTTTTTTATTTATTTCTAACTTTTTTGGTGTGCTTGCGGAAGATAGGCGTAGAACTTTTGGAATCTTAAGAGCAATAGGTTTTTCTAAATTTCAAATAGCAAGTGTATTGTTTGTAGAAGGAACAATGTATCTTATAGCCTCTGCAGGTGTAGGTGCTTTTGCGGGAATTTATTTTGGTAAGTACCTTCTTACACTTGTTAATAGAATACCTGCAGTTCTGGCTTCTGAAACTGCCCTTACAGAAAAAATATCTCATGTGATAACTTTAAAAACCATCTTTGTTGGAGGTATTTTTTCAATAATTTTGCCAGTTTTGATACTTTTAATGAGAAGTAAATCTTTTTCCAAGCTCTCTCCCGTGGTACTTTTATCGGATGCTGAAATATTACCACGAAAATTTTTAAAATATTTGTTCTTATTATTGCCATTGATAACTTTGAGTGTTGATCCATATTATGCATTAATAGTTTCAATAATGATAATTCCCATTTTTTTGAAGAATAATCTGTTGCAGTTGCTTTCTGGGAGTTTGGTTTTAGTACTTTCTTATTTTATATTAGGAACAGGTGGGCGCTGGGGGTATCTTAGTAGGGCCGGGTTTTTTTTAATAGGAAGTGTGTATATAGTATTTGGGTTGGTGCCTTATTTAAAAAAATATTTAAAAAGATATATTAAAGTCTCTACAATTTTAGCTCTTTCATATATTGAAAAGCAAAAATGGAGAAATTTTGTAGTGTTTCTTGTGTACTCTGTTATTACGTTGGTGATACTTTTAACGGCAGTTCTACCAACAAGCATTTTCACGTACATAAACAATAAACTTCAAACAGGTATTCTTGGCTATAATTTTCTTATAGTGGAAAATCCTCTGAAAATATTCTTTTCTGGGGACTATTATACAAAAAATAGTGAATTCACTTCTTTGTTTGAAGATATTGTAAATATACAGCTTGTAAATGGAAAAGTTGGAAGTAAAGAAGGTGTTTTTATATTATCAAATGAAGAGATATTGAAGTCATTAAAATTGGGAAATAAAAATATTGAGGCAAAACTCTATGATGTAGTTGGAAGTTCCAGGGTGTTTTCAAAAAAAGGTATGGTTGATGTGATTCTTAAAGGGGTTCTTCCTGGAATATCTGGGAAGGTTAAAGAAACGTTTAACGTAATAGATACGTATGATCCAAGGGAACTGGTCGTGCCTTTTGATGGAATTATCCTTTATGATAAAAAAATATCTGGCTCTCTTCGGGGTTATGCAGGAATTGTAAGGAATTTCGAAGCTGCTAAAAAAGCAAAAAATATTGTTTATGAACGTTTCGATGGTCCAATTTTTGTTACTGAGGAACTTGATAAGATATTTAGTAGTATACGACATTTTGTAAATATAGCCATTCAGCTTTTTTATTTTGGTTTTGTCAGCGGTTTTTCGGGTCTTACGATTGTTAGCATTAAAAATGTTTATTCGAGAAAAAGAATTGTTGGATCTTTGAAAGCTATAGGTGTTATGAAGAAAGAAATATTCGGCTTTTTCTTATTGGAAGCGTTGATAATAGTAACTATGGCAATATTAACAGCTTTAATAGCAGCAACGTTTATAACAATAGACCTCACTTCTGTGATAACTTCTGAATTACCAGATTTTTCTATCGTAATTCCATGGGGACAATTATCTTTGATTATAATTGGTGTGTATGCGATAACTATTATTTTTACGCTATATCCTGCAAATCTTGCTCAAAAAATTAATCCTTCTGATGCGATACGGGTGTACGATTGA
- the rpmB gene encoding 50S ribosomal protein L28, translated as MAKCQVCGKRPVAGKNVSHSNRKTNRWFKPNVQKVRVLLEDGTIKRMWVCTDCLSSGKVKRYVSTPKSEVMEA; from the coding sequence ATGGCAAAATGTCAAGTTTGTGGTAAAAGACCTGTTGCTGGTAAAAATGTTAGTCATTCTAACAGAAAAACGAACAGATGGTTCAAACCAAATGTTCAGAAAGTAAGAGTTTTGTTGGAAGACGGAACTATAAAAAGAATGTGGGTGTGCACAGATTGTTTGAGTTCTGGGAAAGTTAAGAGATACGTTAGTACACCAAAATCGGAAGTCATGGAGGCATAA
- the alr gene encoding alanine racemase, which translates to MLGGDFTESRNTFAVIDVRNYIHNLEYFQEKCAPAKVMPVIKANAYGHGAVMLAKSAEKWGIDYFAVAFLEEAIELRKNGISSDILVFNYVEPDFLTIAVENNITITMYSWEQLEKYSVVSKKPKVHVNVDTGMNRVGIKPQHVKDYIFKLKQDGFNVEGLYTHFAVADSDDIEDIKFTEQQYKLFEAIDVDVSIKHVCNSAAAIAGRIPCHNYVRVGIAGYGLMPGKRIYRNLKPVLSWKTAVSHVKYIEKGESISYGRTFVADKRMKVATIPVGYADGYWRHLSNKGEVLIRGKRCRILGRVCMDQFVVDVSHLENVNSGDEVVLIGEQLNENISAEEIAELVGTINYEVTCRISERVPRIYRGVEL; encoded by the coding sequence TTGTTAGGAGGGGATTTTACGGAAAGTAGAAACACATTTGCAGTTATAGACGTTAGAAATTATATACACAATTTAGAATATTTTCAGGAAAAGTGTGCTCCTGCAAAAGTAATGCCAGTAATAAAAGCGAATGCTTATGGTCACGGAGCTGTGATGCTTGCAAAATCAGCTGAAAAATGGGGGATAGATTATTTTGCTGTGGCTTTTTTAGAAGAGGCGATTGAATTAAGGAAAAATGGTATAAGTTCTGACATATTGGTATTTAATTACGTGGAACCAGATTTTTTGACGATTGCTGTGGAGAACAATATAACGATTACCATGTATTCATGGGAACAGTTAGAAAAATATAGTGTTGTTTCAAAAAAGCCAAAAGTGCATGTTAATGTTGACACAGGGATGAACAGAGTGGGAATAAAACCACAGCATGTTAAAGATTATATTTTTAAATTGAAACAGGATGGTTTTAACGTGGAAGGTTTATATACTCATTTTGCTGTGGCAGATTCAGATGATATAGAAGATATTAAATTTACAGAGCAGCAATACAAATTATTCGAAGCCATTGATGTTGATGTGTCTATAAAACATGTGTGTAATAGCGCTGCTGCTATAGCTGGAAGGATTCCCTGCCATAATTATGTTAGAGTTGGAATAGCAGGTTATGGGTTAATGCCCGGGAAGAGAATTTATAGAAATTTGAAACCTGTTTTAAGCTGGAAAACAGCGGTTTCTCATGTGAAATACATAGAAAAGGGAGAATCTATAAGCTATGGGAGGACGTTTGTAGCAGATAAAAGAATGAAAGTTGCCACTATTCCAGTTGGTTACGCTGATGGATACTGGAGGCATCTTTCAAACAAAGGTGAAGTTTTGATAAGAGGAAAAAGATGCAGGATACTTGGCAGGGTGTGCATGGATCAGTTTGTGGTAGATGTTTCTCATTTGGAGAATGTAAATTCAGGCGATGAAGTTGTACTCATTGGAGAGCAGTTGAATGAAAATATTTCTGCAGAAGAAATAGCCGAACTTGTTGGAACGATAAATTATGAGGTCACGTGTAGAATCTCTGAGCGTGTACCAAGAATATACAGAGGAGTGGAATTGTGA
- a CDS encoding 3'-5' exoribonuclease YhaM family protein: MKLPKELIEKYREPYISELNNYINTGVELIVKVKSKRLMETRNGQKYLLMTFEDRSGMVRAIDWYNAEKNDTKVDVGSVIRVSGKVVIYDGRLQFNLSENIPLIVLKEGEYDLERFVLRGKKDPEEILKEILSLINTIHNEKLNQLLKEFFEKDEKFIVQFKNCPAGARVHHNYVGGLAEHSYTVAQLCDNVCKVYMWLDRDLLIAGALLHDIGKVKDYEITPRGIEVTTQGELIGHIVSGYEMVRKKLNKINADEGLSLRLLHIILSHHGELEWGSPVVPKTPEAYVLHMIENMDSKLNRISFIKERELEIDPKKNWSDYDTNLGRRFFLKHEIQKEQ, encoded by the coding sequence GTGAAATTGCCCAAGGAATTGATTGAAAAGTATAGAGAGCCTTACATTTCTGAGTTGAATAATTATATCAATACCGGGGTAGAGTTGATTGTAAAAGTAAAGAGTAAAAGGCTAATGGAAACCCGGAATGGTCAAAAATATCTTTTAATGACTTTTGAAGATCGTTCTGGTATGGTGAGGGCAATTGATTGGTATAACGCAGAAAAAAATGATACAAAGGTGGATGTTGGTAGTGTAATAAGAGTTTCAGGCAAGGTTGTTATTTATGATGGGCGTTTGCAGTTTAATCTTTCAGAGAATATTCCTTTAATTGTGCTTAAAGAAGGTGAATATGATCTTGAGCGCTTCGTACTTCGAGGGAAAAAGGATCCAGAGGAAATCCTAAAAGAAATACTGTCTTTGATAAATACTATACACAATGAGAAACTTAATCAACTTTTAAAAGAATTCTTTGAAAAAGATGAGAAATTTATTGTGCAATTTAAAAATTGTCCTGCTGGAGCAAGGGTTCATCATAATTACGTAGGGGGACTTGCAGAGCATTCTTATACTGTGGCACAGCTCTGTGATAACGTTTGTAAAGTTTATATGTGGTTAGACAGAGATCTATTAATAGCTGGAGCACTTTTACACGATATTGGAAAAGTAAAAGACTATGAAATAACTCCCAGAGGGATAGAAGTTACTACTCAGGGTGAGTTAATTGGTCACATAGTTTCCGGGTATGAAATGGTAAGGAAAAAACTTAATAAAATTAACGCTGATGAGGGATTATCACTTCGCTTGTTGCATATAATCCTTTCTCATCATGGAGAACTTGAATGGGGTTCACCGGTGGTTCCAAAAACTCCTGAAGCTTATGTTTTACATATGATTGAGAATATGGATTCGAAACTTAATAGAATATCTTTTATAAAAGAAAGGGAATTAGAAATAGATCCGAAGAAAAACTGGAGCGATTATGATACAAATCTTGGAAGAAGGTTTTTCTTAAAACACGAAATACAAAAAGAGCAATAA